The Bdellovibrio sp. NC01 genome includes the window TCCAACGACAAAGTCTGATTCTTATCAGTATCGTATGTCACCATAATCGATTCGACATAGTGAAGAATCATCACCATCGTACGAATATTCGAGGTTTCAATCAAACCTGGTTTCTGATCAGCCGACAGCGACGAATCCTTCAAGTATGTGTACACAGCATCGTAATCAGCCGCATTCAGACCTTTAATGAAAGCTGTCATCCCTGGCATGTTATTGAAGTACATTCCGAAATGATCGCGGAAATGCTGCTTAAAGCACGTCTCTTTCATGTAGTATTCGCCGAAGATGTCTTTTTGATCTACACGGCACATTGCCATGTCTTCAATAATATCGCTACTTGTAGAAAGACCTGCGCTGAAAAGAAGACTGACGAACTCAAACGTTTCGCGCATGTCCATCCAATCATCACCATTTCCAGAGAACGTAAAGAAATTCGCCTCTAAGAAACTGCGGGAACCGGAATTGCCCGTGCGTGGGTCGAAAGCTTTGATATCAAGACCCAACTCATTAAATTCATCATACCATGCAATCAATCCTGCTTTGCTCATGTGCGCGCTGCTAAGATCGTTTTTCGTATTTTCAGCATAACCCAACATCAGCATACGCGCGATGGCACGCATCAGATTCATTTTCGTCAATGACTTCCACGTCACAGGAACTGATTTCGAACTCAAGGTTTCGATCACTCGGCCCTTTGAGTTGAAGTTGATCATATTGTCGGCTTTAAGCAATACGCCCAAGTCATTCCACGACTGCTCCAACGCCATTTGTTCTAATGGATTATCGGTCAACCCTTTTTCAATCACGAAGTTCTTATTAAAGCGCTCATAAGAATCGATCAGATCTTTCTGCGTAATTGATGCTGATTTTTCATCGAAATTTGCTAGATCAAAGAAACTTTGATCCATGCGCCAGATATTGAATTCGCGACGAAGTGCTGCCAGATGTTTTTTATCTAAGCCCAACAACCCACGCGAATCGCCCTGGCGTTCAGGCGAAAGCATTCTTAACAAAACGATGCGATAGATTTTTTTAATCGAAGTCGCTTTAATGTCCATGCCGAACTTAAAGCGCGACATCACTTGATCAACAAGAACGTCGATGTCTTCAGCCGGGATCAAACCTTCATTTTTCATTTGGTAGCAGTTTTCAATCAGGCTTAAACCTTGATTGATAAACTGACTGATTTGACGAATGTCATTTGGACCTTCAAAGCTCGTATTGCCGATGACATAACGGTACTTCAACGCCAAACCATAAAGATCGATCAACGTATCAAGGCTTTCTTTCCATTGATACAGTTTCGTCAATTGTGTGCGACGACCCATCAAGATGTTCTTAACCGATTCCACCATAGGAACCCAGTCACGCACTTGTTCATACGGTTCAAACGGTTCAGAACCACGCAAGAAATCGCCAAGACCTGAAAGCGCACGCTTGCCGTCTTCAAAACTATAATCGGAACTAGAAAGTTGAGTTTTATCCAGAAGTCTTTGCAATGTGAAACGCAGCTGTTCAGTGGCCGCAGAAACTTGCTCCCACGTCGTGGCCTTGTCGTTTGCCTGATTCAATAAAATCTTCATGTGCGGCGATAGCTGCACAGCTTCGTCGCGTAGGATATCTAACAAAGAAACCAGACGCACGATCTCCTCTTTTGTCAGATAACTATCGCTACCACCCAAAAGAGCTTTTTTAATTTTCATCAATTCGGCAGCGAACTCAGGAGAAACGTTATTTTCTTTTAGGAAATACTTCCCGAAGAAGTTACGCATTTCTTCGATTGTGTAAGCACCAGGAACTGAGCCATAAGTTTTATCTTTAAAATAATTTAGGGCGTCTTTTGTACAATCAAAAGCTCCACGAATGCGTTTTTCACTCGCCTCGCCGACAGAGAAATCTTTTAACTGACTTGGAACTTCCTTCAGACACGCCAGTCTTTGATTCGAGAATTCAAGAACTTCAGGCTCTTGCTTTTTACCATTCAAGAAATCACTACAGCCTGCCAGTGACAGACCCATGGAAGCCGCTAAAATAAGGTTCAGAAATTTCTTATAATGCATAAGAAATCCCAAACATCAGACGATCGTTGTTCGCGAATTGCGCGATGTCGTTGACGTTATTTTTATTTGTTGGACCGGCTTTAAGAACTTGCATCTCGCCAAAAAGCGACCACAAGCCTGACAGACGATAGCGAGAGTTCGCACGGATCAATTCAAAGTCGTTTTTATCCGATTGAGTATAACTTAATTTTACGAAAAGGCGCTGACCGCCGCCCATGTTTAAATTCGTCAGAACTGAAACTTGGTTCGCCTCTTGGAACGGATACAGATTCGTCAGCGGCGTATTGGCTAAGTTTTCACCGACCTCTTTCACTTCGCCACCGAAGATATCTAAGCGCATGATATTAAAGGCCCACATGCCGTTGTCCCATTCGATGAAAGGACTGACAAGCAAGGCATCTTCAAAGATCGGCTGACTCCATTGATCTTCAAAAAGTTTCTCTTTATTGGGACGATCCCACAGACCGCTGATACCCATTTTCCATTTGTTGTACTTGTAGGTGACATCCATGCCCGTCAACGAGTGATAGAACACTTGCGGCTGCAACTCGACATTTCCTTTTAAAGTCGAAAGATCAAGGCTTCCTTGATAACCCAAGGCCAAAACGTTGTCAGGACCATACAGATAACTGATTTGCGTACGGAATGCTTGCGGATCACCAAAGGCGATCTTTGCACCGTAAGAGTTTTGCAGAACGATTTGGGATTCATTCGGTTGATCGAAACGATATTGCATCGCTGTCGCTTCGTTCCAGATTCTGACACTTTGTGGTGGCTGATGAAACCACGGATTGCCCTTCGCGAAGTCGCCGTTTTCAATCTCAAAGCTCGGGCCTTGATTCGGGATATATAAAGGAGAAGCAAACAACACAAAAGTATATAACGGCTTATCCACTTGCCAGAAAATACCTGACAGGCCTTGTTCTTCCGGAGCCAGTGGATTCCATTTAAATACCGGCTGCCAAACACCAAAATTCCAGCGCGAATCGAGTTCATTCCACAGCAGTTTTTTGCGACCAATATAGAATGTCTCTGTCGTCCTTTGGCGGTTTTGATAGAAAAATTCGCTGATATTCAGATAATTCATTAACGGCGAGCCCATAGCCACACCGCCTGAAATATCCATTCTAAGGTTGTCTTCAGAGAAAGTTTCGGTCTTTAGTTGAGCGCCAACGAATTGATAGTTGGTTTTTTGCGTAGCTTCAAATTCAGGGCTGATATAGGAGTCAGAGAAGAGCTTCATCTCTGTTCGCACCTGTGCAGCTGCAAATAGTGGCAAGAAGAGCGCTAAAATAGCTCCCCAAAATGCCTTAAATTTAGTCCCGCTGCGGGTGGTTTTGAAAGTCATTGGACTCCTGTTCTGAATAACATGGAGCAAAGGTTGGGCCCCGCGTCCCCGATTTAAAGCCTTCCTCCCTTTCCATATTTTAAACATGTGACCTTTTACGGCGCCTTTGGTAGGCTCTTTGGGATGTTAAACAACGCCCCAACTGCCAAAATTTTAGTCATCCGCTTTTCCAGCTTTGGAGACGTGGTTCAGACTCTGAGTGTGCCTTCAGCACTTGCCCAAACCTTTCCGGGCGCTGAGGTGCAGTGGATCACTCGTAAAGACATGGCGCCTTTGCTGAAAAACCATCCTCACATTCAACGTGTGTGGGAGTTTGATCGTAAAACGGGTCTACTTGGTTTGATTAAACTTGTATGGAGCATGCGTGCGGAAAATTTCACGCACATTTACGATGCTCACAACAACATGCGTTCGCGTGTGATTGCGTGGATCTTACGTCCTCTTGGTATCATTGGTATTGGTCCAAAATTTATTCGTCGTTCAATTCGTCGTTGGAAAAGATTTTTGCTTTTCAAACTTCGCATCAATACTTTTGAAATGCCATTCAATGGCCAGCGTGATTTGTTAGAGCCTTTGCAGAAATGGGGCGTTTCGAAAATCGCTCCTCCGGCTCCACAGATTTTTCCAAGTGAAGAGAATTTAAAAAAAGCGGCAGAGGTTTTAGGTGACTATACCAACGCCATTGCTTTAGCGCCGTCGGCTGCGTTCTTTTTGAAACGTTGGCCGAAAGATTATTGGAAGGATTTGATTCAATTACTTCCAGGCGAAAGATTTGTTTTACTTGGCGGCCCCGAAGATTCGTTCATCGAAGACATTCATGCGGTTGCGCCGGATCGTGTATTGAACCTTGCTGGAAAATGTTCGTTGAACGTTTCGTCGGCTGTGGTCGCTTTGTCTCGCGCCGTCGTTAGCAACGACACAGGTCTGTTACATGTGGCAGAACAATTGGGCAAACGCACCATTGCTTTAATGGGACCAGCCCCTTTTGGTTTCCCTTCTCGTCCGACAACAAAAATCATGGAACTTGATTTGTATTGCCGCCCTTGCAGCAAACACGGTCAGGGTCCTTGTGTGAATAAAGAAAAATATCATAAATGCCTTGTCGATATCACGCCTCCACAAGTGGCGGAACAACTGCAAGGAATTCTTAGAGGCCATTCGTGAGCTCACTTGTTTTTGCATTTTATAAATACGCCTTGATGCCTTTTGCTTTCTACATGTTGCAACTTCTTCGTCCGTTCTTTAGTGGCAAAATGCGCGAAATGATCGAAGATAAGAATTCAGGCTTTTATAAAATCAAAAAAGCAGGCTCTGAAAATGAATTGGCTTTAGCACGTCCTTTGTGGATTCACGCGGCCAGTGGCGAAATCGAATACGCCCGTCCGGTGATTCGCGAATTTAAAAAGCAATATCCAGATCTACCGATCATCGTGACTTATTCTTCTCCTTCCGCTAAAAAGATTCTGGAAGGCTTGCATGACGTCGATATGTGGGGTGCTTTGCCGTGGGATCTAGAGTCTTCACTGACTGCCTTCATCACGAAATGGAATCCCCGTGCGGTTCTTTTCTCGCGCACAGATGTGTGGCCTGTGCTTGCCCAAGTAGCGGCAAAAAAGGGTCTGCCTTCTTGTTTATTCTCTGCCACGTTTGCAGATAATTCTTCGCGCTTGAAAGGTATGACTCGTTATCTGACGAAGTATTCTTTGGATCGCATCAGTGAAATTCACTGTGTGTCTGAGGAAGACAAACGCAATCTGGAAAGCTTGCATTTGAAATCTAAGATTTTTGTAAGTGGCGACACGCGCTTCGATCAGGTTTTCCATCGCTTGGAAAATCCAAAGCCGTTGAAATCAGGACTAATGCCAACTCCGGATGAATTTGTCTTTATCGCAGGCTCGACATGGCCTGAAGATGAAAACGCGGTGATTCCTGCTTTGGCGAAGTTAAAACGCCAGGCTTTTAAAGCGATCATTGCGCCCCATGAAACAACGCCGGCACATCTTGAAAAATTAGAAAAACAAATGAGCGATGCGGGTCTTCCGTTCGTGCGTTATTCAAAAACAACGGAATGGCCGACAGGCAGTATCTTATTGATCGATCAAGTCGGCATTTTGGCAGAGCTTTACACATGGTCAGACATGGCCTTCATTGGTGGCT containing:
- a CDS encoding 3-deoxy-D-manno-octulosonic acid transferase; this translates as MSSLVFAFYKYALMPFAFYMLQLLRPFFSGKMREMIEDKNSGFYKIKKAGSENELALARPLWIHAASGEIEYARPVIREFKKQYPDLPIIVTYSSPSAKKILEGLHDVDMWGALPWDLESSLTAFITKWNPRAVLFSRTDVWPVLAQVAAKKGLPSCLFSATFADNSSRLKGMTRYLTKYSLDRISEIHCVSEEDKRNLESLHLKSKIFVSGDTRFDQVFHRLENPKPLKSGLMPTPDEFVFIAGSTWPEDENAVIPALAKLKRQAFKAIIAPHETTPAHLEKLEKQMSDAGLPFVRYSKTTEWPTGSILLIDQVGILAELYTWSDMAFIGGSFKKQVHSVMEALAAGLPVMVGPFHQNNREALFYQKKNFSSGMIVQVVHSPEDIVVLIDRMRKQFEQIPHIKEEIRSEIGKNKNSTQRVLSSIAQQL
- a CDS encoding glycosyltransferase family 9 protein codes for the protein MPSALAQTFPGAEVQWITRKDMAPLLKNHPHIQRVWEFDRKTGLLGLIKLVWSMRAENFTHIYDAHNNMRSRVIAWILRPLGIIGIGPKFIRRSIRRWKRFLLFKLRINTFEMPFNGQRDLLEPLQKWGVSKIAPPAPQIFPSEENLKKAAEVLGDYTNAIALAPSAAFFLKRWPKDYWKDLIQLLPGERFVLLGGPEDSFIEDIHAVAPDRVLNLAGKCSLNVSSAVVALSRAVVSNDTGLLHVAEQLGKRTIALMGPAPFGFPSRPTTKIMELDLYCRPCSKHGQGPCVNKEKYHKCLVDITPPQVAEQLQGILRGHS